A section of the Telopea speciosissima isolate NSW1024214 ecotype Mountain lineage chromosome 3, Tspe_v1, whole genome shotgun sequence genome encodes:
- the LOC122654278 gene encoding nuclear transport factor 2-like isoform X1, which translates to MATLLQTPVSAVQVGSYFVGQYYQVLQQTPDFVHQFYTDASSILRVDGNNSEMATSVVQIHSLIMSLNFTEIEIKTVHSLNSLEGGVLVKVSGFVRTKDFNGRRKFVQTFFLAPQEKGFFVLNDIFIFLDEEQIHQHPAAILAQNNFDSKVDASSPIPEPGHLEESDPFETAVEEMEATNFVPSGHLEEGDPFEISVEETAVEENIVDETSVEEVTAAFQSAMPPVQDAPAPIEEPVGEPPKQTYASILRARGQSVSSVAPQQSINKGMAPTSEWNSAGWPNPSQSYPSSINVPEKSGAGWPNPSQSYPSSINVPEKFGSEATDEVTAIEEEGEVRSVYVRNLPTTISSFEIEQEFKNFGKIIPEGVAIRHRKEIGVCYAFVEFEDVHGVQNAIQASPIQLGGRQVHIEERRANSNSTSRGGRRGRGRSSYQTDAPRGRFGGRSFGRGSGQDGAERDYNNRPRGNGFHQRGPRPVSRNGQNPSEQ; encoded by the exons ATGGCGACTTTACTTCAAACCCCAGTCAGTGCTGTTCAG GTTGGTTCGTACTTCGTTGGGCAGTATTATCAAGTCCTTCAACAAACGCCGGATTTTGTTCATCAGTTCTACACCGATGCAAGTTCAATACTTCGTGTCGATGGGAATAATAGCGAGATGGCAACATCAGTGGTG CAAATCCATTCGCTTATCATGTCACTTAATTTTAccgaaattgaaataaaaacagtTCATTCTCTGAACTCGTTGGAGGGAGGAGTTCTCGTGAAGGTTTCAGGTTTTGTGCGAACAAAGGATTTCAATGGCAGGAGGAAATTTGTGCAGACCTTTTTCCTTGCTCCTCAGGAAAAAGGTTTCTTTGTTCTCAATGATATATTTATCTTCCTTGATGAGGAACAGATTCACCAGCATCCGGCAGCTATACTGGCACAGAACAATTTTGATTCTAAAGTAGATGCATCTAGTCCCATTCCAGAGCCAG GTCATCTAGAAGAAAGTGATCCATTTGAAACTGCtgtggaagaaatggaggccaCAAATTTTGTGCCATCAGGTCATCTGGAAGAAGGTGATCCATTTGAAATTTCTGTGGAAGAAACTGCTGTAGAGGAAAACATAGTGGATGAAACTTCTGTGGAAGAGGTGACAGCTGCATTTCAAAGTGCAATGCCCCCAGTCCAAGATGCTCCTGCACCTATTGAGGAACCTGTTGGAGAGCCTCCAAAGCAGACTTATGCCTCTATT TTGCGGGCAAGAGGGCAATCCGTGTCATCAGTAGCTCCTCAGCAatctatcaacaagggtatggCACCTACTTCAGAATGGAATTCTGCAGGATGGCCTAATCCTTCACAGTCCTACCCTTCATCAATAAATGTTCCTGAAAAGTCTGGTGCAGGATGGCCTAATCCTTCACAGTCTTACCCTTCTTCAATAAATGTTCCTGAAAAGTTTGGTTCCGAAGCAACAGATGAAGTGACggccatagaagaagaag GTGAAGTGAGATCTGTCTATGTGAGGAACTTGCCcactaccatttcttcttttgagATTGAGCAGGAGTTTAAGAACTTTGGCAAAATCATACCTGAGGGTGTGGCCATCAGACACCGCAAG GAAATTGGTGTTTGCTATGCATTTGTTGAATTTGAAGATGTCCATGGTGTTCAAAATGCGATCCAG GCATCTCCAATACAGCTTGGTGGGAGGCAAGTGCACATTGAGGAGCGGAGAGCAAACAGCAATAGCACATCTCGAGGAGGAA GAAGGGGTAGAGGGAGGAGCAGCTATCAGACAGACGCCCCGAGGGGGCGTTTTGGTGGCCGAAGTTTTGGCAGGGGAAGTGGCCAAGATGGTGCTGAGAGGGACTATAACAACAGACCTCGAGGGAATGGTTTCCACCAGAGGGGTCCAAGACCAGTATCAAGGAATGGGCAGAACCCATCAGAGCAATGA
- the LOC122654278 gene encoding nuclear transport factor 2-like isoform X2: MATLLQTPVSAVQVGSYFVGQYYQVLQQTPDFVHQFYTDASSILRVDGNNSEMATSVVQIHSLIMSLNFTEIEIKTVHSLNSLEGGVLVKVSGFVRTKDFNGRRKFVQTFFLAPQEKGFFVLNDIFIFLDEEQIHQHPAAILAQNNFDSKVDASSPIPEPGHLEEGDPFEISVEETAVEENIVDETSVEEVTAAFQSAMPPVQDAPAPIEEPVGEPPKQTYASILRARGQSVSSVAPQQSINKGMAPTSEWNSAGWPNPSQSYPSSINVPEKSGAGWPNPSQSYPSSINVPEKFGSEATDEVTAIEEEGEVRSVYVRNLPTTISSFEIEQEFKNFGKIIPEGVAIRHRKEIGVCYAFVEFEDVHGVQNAIQASPIQLGGRQVHIEERRANSNSTSRGGRRGRGRSSYQTDAPRGRFGGRSFGRGSGQDGAERDYNNRPRGNGFHQRGPRPVSRNGQNPSEQ, from the exons ATGGCGACTTTACTTCAAACCCCAGTCAGTGCTGTTCAG GTTGGTTCGTACTTCGTTGGGCAGTATTATCAAGTCCTTCAACAAACGCCGGATTTTGTTCATCAGTTCTACACCGATGCAAGTTCAATACTTCGTGTCGATGGGAATAATAGCGAGATGGCAACATCAGTGGTG CAAATCCATTCGCTTATCATGTCACTTAATTTTAccgaaattgaaataaaaacagtTCATTCTCTGAACTCGTTGGAGGGAGGAGTTCTCGTGAAGGTTTCAGGTTTTGTGCGAACAAAGGATTTCAATGGCAGGAGGAAATTTGTGCAGACCTTTTTCCTTGCTCCTCAGGAAAAAGGTTTCTTTGTTCTCAATGATATATTTATCTTCCTTGATGAGGAACAGATTCACCAGCATCCGGCAGCTATACTGGCACAGAACAATTTTGATTCTAAAGTAGATGCATCTAGTCCCATTCCAGAGCCAG GTCATCTGGAAGAAGGTGATCCATTTGAAATTTCTGTGGAAGAAACTGCTGTAGAGGAAAACATAGTGGATGAAACTTCTGTGGAAGAGGTGACAGCTGCATTTCAAAGTGCAATGCCCCCAGTCCAAGATGCTCCTGCACCTATTGAGGAACCTGTTGGAGAGCCTCCAAAGCAGACTTATGCCTCTATT TTGCGGGCAAGAGGGCAATCCGTGTCATCAGTAGCTCCTCAGCAatctatcaacaagggtatggCACCTACTTCAGAATGGAATTCTGCAGGATGGCCTAATCCTTCACAGTCCTACCCTTCATCAATAAATGTTCCTGAAAAGTCTGGTGCAGGATGGCCTAATCCTTCACAGTCTTACCCTTCTTCAATAAATGTTCCTGAAAAGTTTGGTTCCGAAGCAACAGATGAAGTGACggccatagaagaagaag GTGAAGTGAGATCTGTCTATGTGAGGAACTTGCCcactaccatttcttcttttgagATTGAGCAGGAGTTTAAGAACTTTGGCAAAATCATACCTGAGGGTGTGGCCATCAGACACCGCAAG GAAATTGGTGTTTGCTATGCATTTGTTGAATTTGAAGATGTCCATGGTGTTCAAAATGCGATCCAG GCATCTCCAATACAGCTTGGTGGGAGGCAAGTGCACATTGAGGAGCGGAGAGCAAACAGCAATAGCACATCTCGAGGAGGAA GAAGGGGTAGAGGGAGGAGCAGCTATCAGACAGACGCCCCGAGGGGGCGTTTTGGTGGCCGAAGTTTTGGCAGGGGAAGTGGCCAAGATGGTGCTGAGAGGGACTATAACAACAGACCTCGAGGGAATGGTTTCCACCAGAGGGGTCCAAGACCAGTATCAAGGAATGGGCAGAACCCATCAGAGCAATGA